The sequence AGGTATGTTAATTATACCTGAGTAAAGCTTGTGAAGAGGTTGTAAGTTTCTGTATCCTCAAATAAAGTTTTGAAATACAGCGTCaaaattgttttacttcttttcctttgtctagGGTCAAATGTGGTAATTTAGCCCTGCCACACATTTTATGGAAACCCAGtgataaaacaatttaattatatGCTGAGATGTCAGACTCAAGTTGGAACCTGCCTAAATAAGTTGAGGAGAATATTCTCTCTTGTTTTATAATCAAATTATCTTTCCCAGCTTATAATTTGAGGACTGCAACCTATTAAATGTATACCCTGAAGCACAAAATTAGGTTGGAATAGTAATTGCAGCTTTTTGCCTCTGCCTGCAAAATCCCTATGAAGGAAAAGGAATTACTCTTTTGCAGCCTGATCTTAGTTTTCTGAAGATGTATATACTTGTGTCTTCCCTCCCAAAATTGTTTTGGCAATCTTGTACAGCATTCATACTTTTAAGTATACTATTTTAGTAGTTTAAGGATTCTCTTTTGGACACAGTCACTAAAACATTGTCTCGTAACATAAGTATTCAGATAGGATAGATGAGCTAGTAGAATATAGGCTATGAGGACAAGAACTTTGATTTGGTCAACCACTGGATGCCCAAGCCATAGAGCAGTGCATTCAGCATTTGTTAATGAATGTTTTGctcacaaaaaatattttttttgtttgtgtttttagagatggggtctcactctgccccgCTAGAATGCAACAGTACAATCAACAGTACAACAGTAcaactgcagcctctgactccagggctcaagcagtcctccctcctcagtgtagctgggattacaggcatgtagcACCAAGCccagcaaatatttttctatttttctttctttttcttgtttttttttttttttggtttgtgtttgtttttttgtttttttttttttttgagacagagttttgctcttgttgcccaggctggagtgcaatggcatgatcttggctcactgcaacctctgcctcccatgttcaagcaatactcctgcctcagcctcctgaatagccgggattacaggcatgcaccaccacgcccggctaattttgtatttttagtagagagggggtttctccatgttgaggctggtcttgaactcctgacctcaggtgatcccctgcctctgcctcccaaagtgctgggataacaggcataaaccacggtccacgccattctcctgcctcagcctcccgagtagctgggactaccggcacccgccaccacacctggctaatttttttgtattttttagtagagacggggtttcaccatgttagtcaggatggtctcggtctccttaccgcgtgattcacccaccttggcctcccaaagtgctgggattacaggcgtgagccaccgtgccctgcctattatttttgtagagatgaggtctcactgcgttgcccaggctggtctcgaactcttggcctagagtgattctccctcctcagcctcccaaagtgctgagattacaggcaggcataAGTGACTGTGCCTCActgaaaaatatgtttacatagaaatttcattaatttgttttaatcaggTCTCTTTAtcagccaggcgcgatggctcgcacctgtaatcccagcactttgggaggccgagatggtcGGATCACAAGAtcgagatcgagatcatcctggctaacacggtgaaaccccgtctctactgaaaatacaaaaaattagctgggcgttgtggtgggtacctgtagtcccagctactcgggaggctgaggcaggagaatggcgtgaacccgggaggcagagcttgcagtgagccgagatcgcaccactgcgctccagcctgggccacagagcgagactccatctgaaaaaaaaaaaaatcaggtctctctatcaagaaaaaaatgtgtatttctgaGAATGTCACAAGGCCTCCTTAAGCTAATAAAAAATAGTCCTCTTTCATTCACAACAGAAGAACCCTTACTGATTAATTTTTGCCATGCCCTGTTGAAGAATATTAACCCACATTCATGTTACTGTAGCTCTGAGGTTTCCAGAACATGGTCCCCAGCATTACCATTACTTGagattagaaatgcaaattgtcTGATGGGACttcagatctactgaatcagaaacaatCAGATACTCGGGCTAGCAACctgttttaacaagctctccagggccaggcaccatggctcacgcctgtaatcccaacactttgggaggccgagggggtggatcacctgaggccaggagtttgagaccaccctagccaacatggtaaaaccccgtctctactaaaaatacaaaaactagctgggcacgttggcaggtgcctgtaatcccagttactcgggaggctgaggcagaagaatcgcttgaactcgagaggcggaggttgcagtgagccaaggtcatgccactgtactccagactgggtgacagagcgaagctccatctcaaaaaaacaataaaaaaaacaaaaaacaaaaacacaagctcTCCAGGTAATCTTATGCTTgctaaagtttgaaaaccatgACCACAATTGCTAGCCTTGCTTGAAAATCTTGGAAGTACTGTgaaagaatgaggcaggagaatcgctcattTGAGATAAGCTTAGATTTTCAAATGTACATGTTAAGAATAACCTGAGGTATTTGTTAAATATACAAATTACCAGGCTCTTCTCTGATAATTCTAATTCATTGAGTCTAGGTTAGgcccaggattttttttccttttcttttttctgttttttttttttttttttttttgagacggagtttcactcgtcacccaggctgccaggctggagtgcagtggcgtgataccggctcactgcaacctcctcctctcgggttcaagcgattctcctgcctcagcctcccgagtacctgggattacaggcacgcaccaccatgcccatctaaattttgtatttttagtagagattgggtttcaccatgttggtcaggatagtctcggacccctgacttcaagtgatccgcttgccttggcctcccaaggtgctaggattacaggcgtgactcaccgtgcccagcccaggaatTTGTTTCCTAACGGGTGTTCCAGGTTATTCTTATCTTGAAGGAAGTTCAAGAAACACTATGAAAGAGGATGCTATTTCCAGCCAACTTTTCCCAAGCTGTGGGAATTCCATGTCCTGCTTCTGGAGCCTAAGCACAGAGGttcctgtagttttttttgtGAGCGCTGCTGAGAGAAAAGCTAGGACAACTCTTTTTTCTGGTAAACCTTCTCTGTTTTTATAGCAAATAGAtaatctccctttcttttttaatttttaatttttttaaattttataaatagagacagggttttgccatgttgcccaggctggtttcaaactcctgagctcaagcaatcctccctcctcagcctcccaaagtgctgggattacaagcatgagccactgcgcccagcctcttctccctttctgatAGTAGATTATAtcagtgtatttttttgtttgtttttgagacagtcttgctctgtcacccagggtggagtgcagtggtgcgatctcggctcactgcaacctctgcctcctgggttcaagagattctcctgcctcagcctcgtgaggaGCTGAgaagcagggattataggcacctgctaccacacccggctgcagtttgtatttttagtagagacggtgtttcaccatgtaggccaggctggtctcaaactcctgatctcacgtgATCTGcgcaccttggcctcgcaaattgctgggattacaggtgcgagccaccgtgcccagccatatcAGTGTTTCTTGAGGCACAACTAGAAGACTTGTGAAGTAAAGTACTTACGCCTGTTatagcttgttttttttgtttgtttgtttctttaaccaTACATTCACAGTCTAAATAGAGAAAACATATctctcttcattcttcttttatttggTCAGGATCGTAAGGTGTAATTCTATCCTTATGCCATCTGTTTAATCTTCATGATAGAATCATGAACCTAGAACATAATTATAGCACACTGGGTTATATGTAAACATTctcttttgaactttttttttttttttgagatggagtcttactctgtcacccagtctggagtgcaatggtgcgatctctactcacagcaacctccgtctcccaggttcaagtgattctcctgcctcagcctcccaagtagctgggattataataggtgactgccaccatgcctggctaattttttattttcagtagagacagggatttgccatgttggccagactggtctccaactcctgatatcaggtgacccacccgcctcggcatcccaaagtgctaggattacaggcatgagccaccgttcctggccctCAAAGAATAGATTtgatttaggctgggtgtggtggctcatgcctgtagttccagtattttgggaggttgaggtgggcagattatgaggtcaggagttcaagaccagcctgatcagtatggcaaaaccctgtctctactgaaaataaattagccatgcatggtagtacacgcctgtaatcccagctactcgggaggctgaggcaacagaatcgcatgaacctgggaggcagaggttgcagtgagatcacgccactgcactccagcctgggtgacagagcaagactccgtctcaaaaaaaaaaagaatagatttgaTTTGTCCTGAAGACTTGCCAGGTAGAGCTCAGAGTAGTTGGGTGCTATCAGCTCTCTGCTTGTAGTTTGCCTGAACTTCTTAATAGAAAGGGAATTACATTCTTTGGCCCTGAAACTACTCTCAGTACCACTTCTTCCCTACCTATTCAGGTAATTGTCAGAAATGAATTGCTCATCTGCCTGAGTTCTGTGTGCAGCCTAAAAATGTTCTCTCCTCTCCCATAGGTATGGTCTGTCTGGCAGTGATGTCCTGGATAATGTAGCGTATGCTCGAGCGTTCAACACAGACCATCAGACCCAGCTCCTTTATCAAGCATCAGCCATGATGGTAGAATCTAGGTGTGTGCTCGGTGTAAGACACCAAATATGTTCTTCGAGTCCTTCCCTGAGTCTTGTAATGGCTATTTGGCCAGATTGATAGTAGCTTGAATTAGAAATGAGGAGGTTTAAGTTTAATTCCTGTTTTGACACTCTTGCTTTATAGTTTAGGTCAAGTacctattaaaaatgaaatcataatctACTTGAATTTGCTGGAAATCTTGTTAAACGGTGCATCAGATGTTAGTGCtgtgcaaatattttaataaaacatctacatacaaggaaaactatgaatATGAGATTTTAGGGTGGTAAAGAAGGGAGCAGAATCTGACACAGGCTAGAAATAGGCTTCACAGAATCCTTGTTTCCTGTAGGTATGCACTGCTTATTGTAGACAGCGCCACCGCCCTTTACAGAACAGACTACTCGGGTCGAGGTGAGCTTTCAGCCAGGCAGATGCACTTGGCCAGGTTTCTGCGGATGCTTCTGCGACTTGCTGATGAGGTAAGTTGTGGGATAGGGACAGAGAATGCCTACTTTCAGTGGCTGTGAATTCCAGGAACCTTGCTAGGAAGCCAAGACATCAGTGCCTGAGATCATCAAGCTCTattagaaaaggaaggagagagacattAGTCATTCGTTGCTTTGTGGGGCAAAGTGGTGGCAGTATTGAGGTTCTTGGAGTGTCTACGGCCACAAAATTGACATTTATCCTTTCCCCATCAGTTTGGTGTAGCAGTGGTAATCACTAATCAGGTGGTAGCCCAAGTGGATGGAGCAGCCATGTTTGCTGCTGATCCCAAAAAACCTATTGGAGGAAATATCATCGCCCATGCATCAACAACCAGGTAAGGTGTTGATGGGATCGATTCTTTTCAGAATGTCATGTTAACTGTGAAGTAGACATGAATATATAGTATTTTCATTTAAGCCCTGTTAAAGCTACTGTTGTATAGACACTTAGGAACTCTTGCTAATCTAATTAACATGCTCTGGTTGGTATAGATGTTTTAGttcataaaagaattaaaaacccACAAGTGTGGAAGAATGAATATGAATAATAGAGATGCCTCTCCCtcgttatttaaaaaatgtttgggctgggcactgtggctcacactgataataccaacactttgggaggccaaggtgagaggatgacttgaggccaggaattcgagactagtcagggtaacaaagtgaggcccctgtctctacaaaagaggtagccggtgtggtggcatgtgcctgtagtcttagctaccgaggagactgaggcaggaggatcagttgagcgtAGGAATTCGAGGCTATgttgagctatgatcacacaccactgcactccagcctggcaaaagatcAAGCCAGTGTCTTgaaagaaactttttctttttttaatgtttgtttcagTATGGACAATCCACTGAGAGGGGCCAGGGCAAAAATTGATTCTGCCAGGTTGGAAATGCACTAAGGAAAACAGTACAGAAATATTCCTAGGGTCCTTCTAGGAAGAATACATGTCTAAAAAATTTTCAGCTCTGTTATAAAGTCAGGATGGAATTGTTTAATTATAACAAATTGGTGCTTTGGTCTGTGTCTTTGGGTCAGATTGTATCTgaggaaaggaagaggggaaaCCAGAATCTGCAAAATCTACGACTCTCCCTGTCTTCCTGAAGCTGAAGCTATGTTTGCCATCAATGCAGATGGAGTGGGAGATGCCAAAGACTGAATCATTGGGTTTTTCTCTGTTAAAAACCTTAAGTGCTGCAGCCTAATGAGAGTGTACTGCTCCCTGGGGTTCTCTACAGGCCTCTTCCTGTTGTGACTACCAGGAAAAGGCTTCCGGGAAAACAGCTATTGTATCAGTTTTTCTGATGGTGTAAACAGGAGACAGGTCAGTAATCACAAACTAATCTAAAATGTTTATTCCTTCTGTAGTGTATTAAtctctgtgtgttttctttggttttggaGGAGGGGTATGAAGTATCTTTGACATGGTGCCTTGGGAATGACTTGGGTTTAACAAGCTGTGTACTGGACAATCTTAGTTTCCAAGAGAACTAAAGCTGGAGAGACGTGAGCCTTCTCTCACTTCTGAattaatggtaaaataaaatgcCTGAGCTATGTAGCAAAGGGAATGGGTCTCTgcacagattctttttttctgtcagtaAAACTCTCAAGCAGGTTTTTAAGTTGTCTATCTGAATGATCTTGTGTAAGGTTTTGGTTATGGAGTCTTGTGCCAAACCTACTGGGCCATTAGCCCTTCACCATCTGCCTGCTTGGTCTTTTATTGCTAAGACTAACTCAAGATAATTCTAGAGTCTTAAgcatttcaggccaggtgtggtgtcttgtgcctgtaatcccaacattttgggaggccgaggtggtggatcgcttgagcccaggagttttaagtccagcctggccaacatggcgaaaccccatcactacaaaaatgcCAAACTTAGCTGGACATGCTGTGGcccgtgcctatagtcccagctacttgatagcctgaggtgggaggatcacttaagcctggaaggtggaggttgcagtgagttgagattgtaccactgtactccagcctgggcgacagaatgagaccatgtttcaaacaaaaaagaaagcaatcatTTCAGAGGCTAAGTAAACAGATTTGATTGTGAGGCTTCTAATAAAGTAATTATTAGTAGTGAATGTGCTGTTTATAGCAGTTATTCTAGTGCAAGCTATTTCAAGACAGGGTTTCCGTAATCTTTTTGGCTCTGTATAGGGGTGATCAGTTTCTATTACTTTAAGATTTGAAACCAGAAAGGAAAGTCCCACTTGCAGATGATTGTGCTTGTCTTTCAacctaatagaaaataaaagacagacaTACCATGGCTTgccttgtggctttttttttttgagacggagtttcactcttgttgcccaggctggagtgcagtggcgcgatcttggctcaccacaacctctgcctcctgggttctagcaattctccagcctcagcctcccgagtagctgggacaatagatgcctgccaccacgccctgctgatttttgtattagtagtagagatggggtttcaccatgttggccaaactggtctcgaacccctgatctcagtgatctgcccaccttgacctcccaaagtgttgggattacaggcacgaaccacctcGCATAGCCCTGTGATGCTTTGTTTTAAAAGCagttctagtcttttttttttttttttttgagacaaagtctggctctgtcgcccaggctggagtgctgtggtgcaatctggactcactgcaaactctgcctcccaggttcacaccattttcctgcctcagcttcccgagtagctgggactataggcgtccgccatcacgcccggctatttttagcagagacagggtttcaccgtgttagccaggatagtctcgatctcctgactttgtgatccgcccgcctcggccctccaaagtgctgcggttacaggcgtgagccactgcacctggcctttttttttttttttttttgagacagagtcttgctctgttgcccaggctggagtgcagtggcacaactcactgcaacctccgcctaccaggttcaagcgattctcctgcctcagcctcctgagtagctggg is a genomic window of Papio anubis isolate 15944 unplaced genomic scaffold, Panubis1.0 scaffold725, whole genome shotgun sequence containing:
- the LOC116273466 gene encoding DNA repair protein RAD51 homolog 1-like, with the translated sequence MMVESRYALLIVDSATALYRTDYSGRGELSARQMHLARFLRMLLRLADEFGVAVVITNQVVAQVDGAAMFAADPKKPIGGNIIAHASTTRLYLRKGRGETRICKIYDSPCLPEAEAMFAINADGVGDAKD